The Rissa tridactyla isolate bRisTri1 chromosome 6, bRisTri1.patW.cur.20221130, whole genome shotgun sequence genome includes a region encoding these proteins:
- the GYG1 gene encoding glycogenin-1, which produces MADQSFVTLATNDSYVKGALVLGSSLQQYRTTRKLTALITPQVSDPMRRVLEKVFDEVILVNVLDSGDSAHLALMKRPELGVTLTKLHCWELTQFSKCVFMDADTMVLSNIDELFEREELSAAPDPGWPDCFNSGVFVYRPSIETYNQLLQFATENGSFDGADQGLLNTFFSSWATTDMSKHLPFIYNLSSTSVYSYLPAFKAFGANTKVVHFLGSIKPWNYTYDSKTKSIKGNMDDPKIVHPEFLNMWWDIYTADVLPLLEQHGIVKESITGVSMAEVTEAVSHISLSASSPVLPTVSSEERKERWEQGQADYLGVDSFDNIKKKLDTYLQ; this is translated from the exons ACCAGTCTTTTGTGACTCTAGCCACAAATGACTCCTATGTGAAAGGAGCGCTGGTACTTGGTTCATCCTTGCAACAGTACAGAACAACAAGGAAGCTGACTGCACTCATAACTCCTCAGGTCTCAGATCCTATGAG GAGAGTGCTGGAAAAAGTTTTTGATGAAGTCATATTGGTAAATGTCTTGGATAGTGGGGATTCAGCACACTTGGCGTTAATGAAAAGACCTGAGCTGGGTGTCACATTAACAAAGCTTCACTGCTGGGAACTGACACAGTTTTCAAAATGCGTTTTCATGGATGCAGACACAATG GTTTTGTCAAATATTGATGAGCTTTTTGAGAGAGAAGAGCTTTCTGCAGCACCAGATCCAGGTTGGCCTGACTGTTTTAATTCTGGAGTTTTTGTTTACCGACCTTCCATTGAAACATACAATCAGCTGTTACAGTTTGCCACAGAGAATGGCAGCTTTGATG GTGCAGATCAGGGGTTATTAAACACCTTTTTCAGCAGCTGGGCAACAACAGACATGAGCAAGCATCTaccatttatttataatttgagCAGCACTTCTGTATATTCCTACCTTCCAGCATTTAAAGC GTTTGGTGCAAATACTAAAGTGGTGCATTTTCTGGGAAGCATAAAACCATGGAATTACACGTATGactccaaaacaaaaagcataaaaGGCAACATGGATGACCCTAAAATAGTTCACCCAGAATTCCTCAACATGTGGTGGGACATCTACACAGCTGATGTTTTACCACTACTAGAACAGCATGGAATTGTTAAAGAAAGTATTACAGGTGTAAGCATG GCAGAGGTTACAGAGGCAGTGTCCCACATATCACTATCAGCATCATCACCAGTATTACCAACCGTATCTTCAGAAGAACGCAAGGAACGGTGGGAACAGGGCCAAGCTGACTATTTGGGAGTGGATTCCTTTGACAACATcaagaagaaacttgatacctacCTTCAGTAG